Proteins co-encoded in one Quercus robur chromosome 8, dhQueRobu3.1, whole genome shotgun sequence genomic window:
- the LOC126694345 gene encoding two-pore potassium channel 1-like, which produces MASNDAKGKGPFQEGRVNRTPQASMTDAPKRSYQLCRSDPLTDSVFRGTSNVEPSPSSTSDFWESHHTLMLVAIVLVIYLVLGTVCFYLLEPQMMGHKTNGLVDALYFCIVTMATVGYGDIVPNTVLSKIFVCFFAFTGMALVVLGLSKAADSFVKKQGDMLVNALHTDQNARAADTNKYEKHYKRVKCKCLLVFIFVLMLMIAGTTVLATVEKLDLIDAFYCVCVTITTLGYGDKSFKTKGGRIFAVFWILASTISLAQFLAYITELFAQKAQSKLVKRVLCRKLTHRDLEEADLDKNKSLDIAEFILLKLKQMEKISEDDIAPIREEFGNYDVDKSNSLTTSDILQSTQAGK; this is translated from the exons ATGGCCAGCAATGATGCAAAAGGGAAAGGGCCATTTCAGGAAGGCCGAGTAAATCGTACACCTCAAGCAAGTATGACTGATGCTCCAAAGAGAAGTTATCAGCTTTGCAGAAGTGATCCCCTTACTGATTCTGTTTTTAGGGGGACAAGTAACGTTGAACCAAGTCCTTCTTCTACATCTGATTTTTGGGAATCACATCATACTTTAATGCTAGTAGCCATAGTCTTGGTTATCTACTTAGTACTAGGAACCGTATGCTTCTACCTCCTTGAGCCCCAGATGATGGGACACAAAACAAATGGACTTGTTGATGCACTCTACTTCTGCATTGTAACAATGGCCACTGTTGGATATGGAGATATTGTGCCCAATACTGTCCTTAGCAAGATATTCGTCTGTTTTTTTGCCTTCACGGGAATGGCCTTGGTTGTGCTAGGCCTGTCCAAAGCAGCAGACTCTTTCGTGAAGAAGCAGGGAGACATGCTAGTAAATGCTTTACATACGGATCAAAATGCCAGAGCAGCTGATACTAACAAGTATGAAAAGCATTATAAACGAGTGAAATGCAAGTGTTTATTGGTCTTTATCTTTGTTTTGATGCTCATGATTGCTGGGACAACCGTCCTAGCTACCGTGGAGAAATTGGACCTTATTGATgcattttattgtgtttgtgtAACCATCACAACATTGGGATATGGAGATAAGAGCTTCAAAACTAAAGGAGGGCGTATTTTTGCAGTGTTTTGGATATTGGCAAGTACTATTTCTCTGGCTCAGTTTTTAGCCTACATTACTGAGCTATTTGCTCAAAAAGCACAAAGTAAATTGGTCAAGCGGGTTCTTTGCCGGAAATTGACACATCGAGATCTGGAGGAAGCAGatcttgataaaaataaatctttaga TATTGCTGAGTTCATCCTACTTAAGCTCAAACAGATGGAGAAGATTAGTGAAGATGATATTGCACCTATAAGGGAGGAGTTTGGAAATTATGATGTTGATAAGTCAAACTCCTTAACTACATCTGATATTCTGCAATCAACTCAAGCAGGGAAGTGA
- the LOC126695751 gene encoding receptor-like protein Cf-9 homolog: MCKQGTMRYLLMLQNNLTCEIPASYANCSTLRFFKVNNNSLSGIVPAGIWGLPNVYTIDIALNYIEGPIASDIKNAKSLAQLFAANNRLSGELPAEISEATLIVEIPYLICNLCLLQILDVSNNSLSGKIPKCLGNFSDNLQVMDFRMNNFYGTIIDTFAKGNQLRTLVFNDNHLEGLLPKSLVNCTNLEVLDLGNNNINDLFPHWLEALTTLRVLVLKSNRFYGPIGNHNISGIFVPKLRILDLSQNEFNGLLPRNYFENLNAMMIDEEGNHEPMYLGKSSYYHDSVVVTVKGKRLEIKLQRILSSQQLIFQVINSKERFQKHLEGL; the protein is encoded by the exons ATGTGCAAGCAAGGTACTATGCGCTATCTTCTCATGCTTCAGAACAATCTCACCTGTGAAATTCCAGCTAGTTACGCCAACTGTTCAACTCTACGTTTTTTCAAAGTCAACAATAACTCCCTTTCAGGTATCGTTCCCGCTGGAATCTGGGGATTACCAAATGTATACACAATTGATATCGCATTGAATTATATTGAAGGCCCAATTGCGTCCGATATAAAAAATGCCAAGAGTCTTGCACAATTATTTGCGGCAAACAATCGCTTATCTGGTGAATTACCTGCAGAGATTTCAGAAGCCAC ACTGATTGTGGAGATCCCATATCTGATTTGTAACTTATGTTTACTTCAAATCTTGGATGTCTCTAATAATAGTTTGAGTGGTAAGATCCCAAAATGTTTGGGAAATTTCAGTGATAATCTTCAGGTGATGGATTTTAGAATGAATAACTTCTACGGCACCATCATTGATACATTTGCAAAGGGTAATCAGTTGAGAACTCTTGTCTTTAATGATAATCATTTAGAAGGGTTGTTACCAAAATCTTTGGTCAATTGTACAAATTTGGAAGTTCTTGACCTTGGAAATAACAACATAAATGATCTTTTTCCCCATTGGTTGGAAGCACTTACCACTCTACGAGTTCTTGTCTTGAAATCCAATAGATTCTATGGTCCTATAGGAAATCATAACATTAGTGGGATATTTGTCCCTAAGCTACGAATTCTTGACCTCTCACAAAATGAGTTTAATGGTCTTTTACcaagaaattattttgaaaacttgaatgCCATGATGATTGACGAAGAAGGTAACCATGAACCAATGTATTTGGGTAAAAGTTCTTATTATCATGATTCTGTGGTGGTGACCGTGAAAGGGAAACGGTTGGAGATTAAACTGCAAAGAATTCTATCTTCACAACAATTGATTTTTCAAGTAATAAATTCGAAGGAGAGATTCCAGAAGCACTTGGAAGGCTTATAA